In Citrus sinensis cultivar Valencia sweet orange chromosome 4, DVS_A1.0, whole genome shotgun sequence, one DNA window encodes the following:
- the LOC102629109 gene encoding vicianin hydrolase-like codes for MTIQNQLLLICSIGALAGLLVLATSRSCRADAAAEAEEIQMPINRSNFPPGFIFGAGTSAYAAEGNVNIDGKSPSIWDTFANNHPEKIHDGSNANVAIDFYHRYKEDIKLMKETGLDSFRFSISWPRLLPKGKISGGVNPLGVQFYNNLIDELIANAIKPFVTLFHWDLPQVLEDEYGGFLSSEIVKDFGDYADFCFKTFGDRVKQWATMAEPNSISIGGYAIGVYAPGRCSSSLGSNCAAGDSATEPYIVSHNLLLSHATAVKLYKEKYQGHQKGEIGITIVTQWFIPKTESPADQETASRMLDFLFGWFAHPITYGEYPEVMTTLVGSRLPNFSKTESEMLKGSYDFLGINYYAPMYAEDSSSSTSNSDTISYSTDSRVTLSTHKDGNPIGTPTTLPWIFLYPKGIKDFMLYIKSKYNNPAIYITENGVADAKDVEQAQARKDDLRIKCYQEHLWYLLEAIKEGVHVKGYYAWSFLDNFEWDAGFTVGFGMVYVDHKDNLQRYPKDSFFWYKSFLAPPKSPANAFDEL; via the exons ATGACAATTCAAAATCAGTTATTGTTAATATGTAGCATCGGGGCCCTCGCTGGCTTGTTAGTGTTAGCCACCAGTCGCAGTTGCCGTGCTGATGCTGCCGCAGAAGCAGAAGAGATACAAATGCCAATCAACAGGAGTAATTTTCCGCCCGGTTTTATATTTGGAGCCGGGACATCCGCTTACGCG GCAGAAGGAAACGTAAATATAGATGGCAAAAGTCCGAGTATATGGGATACTTTCGCCAACAATCACCCAG AAAAAATCCATGATGGTAGCAATGCAAATGTTGCAATTGATTTTTATCATCGATACAAG GAGgatataaaattgatgaaagaaaCTGGATTGGATTCTTTCAGATTCTCCATTTCATGGCCAAGACTATTGCCCA AGGGGAAAATTAGCGGAGGAGTGAACCCGTTAGGAGTCCAATTCTACAATAATCTCATCGACGAGCTTATTGCAAATGCTATTAAGCCATTTGTGACATTGTTCCATTGGGATCTTCCACAAGTGCTAGAAGATGAATACGGTGGATTCTTAAGCTCCGAGATAGT gaAAGATTTTGGAGACTATGCAGACTTTTGCTTCAAGACATTTGGTGACAGAGTAAAGCAGTGGGCGACAATGGCAGAACCAAATTCAATCAGCATTGGTGGGTACGCAATTGGTGTGTATGCACCGGGTCGATGTTCAAGTTCTTTGGGAAGTAATTGTGCAGCCGGTGACTCTGCCACAGAGCCCTACATCGtatctcataatttgcttcttTCCCATGCAACTGCTGTCAAATTGTACAAGGAAAAGTATCAGGGTCATCAGAAGGGAGAAATTGGAATTACAATTGTGACTCAATGGTTCATACCGAAAACCGAATCACCTGCTGACCAAGAGACGGCCTCCAGGATGCTAGACTTTCTCTTCGGATG GTTCGCTCATCCAATTACATATGGTGAGTATCCTGAGGTGATGACAACTTTAGTGGGGAGTCGACTGCCCAATTTTAGTAAAACCGAATCCGAGATGCTCAAAGGGTCGTATGATTTTCTTGGCATAAATTACTACGCACCAATGTACGCTGaagattcttcttcttcaacctCCAACTCCGACACAATAAGTTACTCCACAGATAGCCGAGTCACTCTCTCAA CCCACAAAGATGGTAATCCCATTGGTACACCG acAACTTTGCCATGGATTTTCCTCTACCCCAAGGGAATCAAAGATTTCATGCTGTATATAAAGAGTAAATACAACAATCCTGCAATTTATATCACTGAGAACG GAGTTGCTGATGCAAAGGATGTAGAGCAGGCTCAGGCCCGCAAGGATGATTTGAGAATAAAATGCTATCAAGAGCATCTCTGGTATCTTTTGGAAGCCATCAA GGAGGGCGTGCATGTGAAGGGATACTATGCGTGGTCGTTTTTGGATAACTTCGAATGGGATGCTGGATTCACCGTTGGATTTGGGATGGTTTATGTTGATCATAAGGATAACTTGCAAAGATACCCCAAGGACTCCTTTTTTTGGTACAAGAGCTTCCTAGCTCCTCCTAAATCCCCCGCCAACGCTTTTGATGAACTTTGA
- the LOC127901926 gene encoding tobamovirus multiplication protein 2A-like, with translation MGALLFLISCLGCVGIVARSPCCLCFYSLLLVVLVLAQLLTSALVLLGHNSNKDFPSDRTGNLHSTYQFLDRNWRFVRWIALATLTLEVIALLLALYLRYVSQQASCHSHRRDEETIIHCNVVRQQTGKKIRKSNPATKNH, from the exons ATGGGTGCActcctttttcttatttcctgTCTCGGGTGCGTAGGAATTGTAGCGAGGAGCCCTTGTTGTCTCTGTTTT taTTCTCTTCTCTTGGTTGTCCTGGTCCTGGCACAACTACTAACTTCTGCGTTGGTGTTGTTGGGTCATAACTCTAACAAG GATTTTCCAAGCGATAGAACTGGTAATTTACATTCAACCTATCAATTTTTGGACCGGAACTGGAGATTCGTCCGATGGATTGCTCTTGCTACTCTTACTTTGGAG GTTATTGCGCTGTTGCTGGCTTTATATTTGCGATATGTGAGCCAACAGGCATCATGTCACAGTCACAGACGCGACGAAGAGACCATAATCCATTGTAATGTTGTACGACAGCAGACTGGCAAAAAGATCAGGAAGAGCAACCCCGCAACAAAAAACCATTGA
- the LOC102628447 gene encoding uncharacterized protein LOC102628447, translating into MEFQEGPTSTNQNPKAKEAAICQECKYKVSKYKCPGCSIRTCSLACVKAHKQRTGCSGNRNVTQFVPLSQFNDNILLSDYNLLEEMKRVSESARRLRGKLCGYSYFKLPNYLRSLRSAAASRKTKLLFLPSGMTKREKNQSRYDQRRKFISWTIEWRFHSTDVVLFDHGVPEDRSLCSVIENHLKPGPWSHQLRQFCEEQLDQIKFFICKFPKGPKSPFKELDIKAPIRQQLSNVVILEYPVIHVFLPSPSYDFEIVKDSPVPHKCLLKDPVSNDRESPKGVPFREEEIEEDISTSDPMVFDLMKNPNTNPVSQMPNENGISRKFSNNLDTPLLSKVGADNSSESSLKTEEQGVFKEIDFDFDQGLIDVYSDIIAEINPDDFLDLDGIFAKEENVEEIEALRNSRGDYLAKEELEEGEIAE; encoded by the exons ATGGAGTTCCAAGAAGGGCCTACTTCAACAAACCAAAACCCAAAAGCCAAAGAAGCAGCCATATGCCAAGAGTGCAAATACAAGGTGTCAAAGTACAAGTGCCCGGGTTGCTCTATTCGCACGTGTAGCCTTGCATGCGTCAAAGCTCACAAGCAACGAACAGGCTGCTCTGGCAACCGCAATGTCACCCAGTTCGTTCCTCTCTCTCAATTCAACGATAACATCCTTCTTTCAG ATTATAATTTGCTTGAGGAAATGAAAAGAGTCTCTGAATCTGCCCGGAGATTGCGGGGTAAATTGTGTGGGTATTCTTACTTTAAGCTACCAAACTATCTTCGAAGTCTTAGGAGTGCTGCTGCAAGCCGGAAGACAAAACTGCTATTTCTGCCTAGTGGAATGACAAAGAGGGAAAAGAATCAATCCCGATATGACCAAAG GAGGAAATTCATCTCATGGACAATTGAGTGGAGGTTCCACTCAACAGATGTTGTTTTATTCGACCATGG AGTGCCAGAAGATAGGAGCCTTTGCTCTGTAATTGAGAATCATCTAAAACCAGGTCCTTGGAGTCATCAGCTAAGGCAATTCTGTGAGGAGCAGCTGgaccaaatcaaattttttatttgcaagTTTCCTAAG GGGCCCAAGTCACCTTTCAAGGAGTTGGACATAAAGGCTCCAATAAGACAGCAATTATCCAATGTAGTTATATTGGAATACCCTGTTATTCATGTTTTCCTTCCTTCACCCAGCTATGATTTTGAGATTGTTAAGGATTCACCTGTTCCTCATAAATGCCTGCTCAAGGATCCTGTTAGCAATGATCGTGAAAGCCCAAAAGGTGTACCCTTCAGGGAGGAGGAAATAGAAGAAGACATTAGTACTTCAGATCCTATGGTTTTTGATCTTATGAAGAATCCAAATACAAATCCAGTGTCCCAAATGCCCAATGAAAATGGAATTTCTaggaaattttcaaataacttGGATACACCTTTGTTGTCAAAAGTGGGAGCAGATAACAGTTCAGAGTCTAGCCTTAAGACCGAGGAACAAGGAGTTTTTAAGGAAATTGACTTTGATTTTGATCAAGGATTAATAGATGTATACTCAGACATCATTGCTGAAATAAATCCTGATGACTTTCTTGATTTGGATGGGATATTTGCTAAGGAAGAAAATGTAGAAGAAATAGAAGCTCTTAGAAATTCCAGGGGAGATTACTTAGCAAAGGAGGAATTGGAGGAAGGGGAGATTGCTGAATAG